Within Kineothrix sp. MB12-C1, the genomic segment AGACAGACAATCTTCTCAATTTCAGATAATGACAGCAATAAATTGATGACAGGTGAATTATTTGAGATTAATGAAGATATCTTAAAAGTAGTATCTTTAGACGGACATAGAATCTCTATAAGAAAAATAGGTCTTAAGAACTTTTATATGCCTAAGAAAGTTGTTGTTCCCGGCAAGACATTGAATGAAATAAGTAAAATATTATCGGGGGATATGGATAAAGACGTACATATTTTCTTTACCGATAAGCATATAGTATTTGAATTCGACAGGACTACGGTGGTTTCACGCTTGATTGAAGGAGAATATTTTAAAATTGATCAAATGCTTTCCAGTGATTATGAGACGAAAGTAAGAATTAATAAAAAGGAATTTTTAAATTGTATCGATAGGGCAACTCTTCTTGTAAAAGAAGGGGATAAGAAGCCGATTATTATTAATATGACTGATGAAGTTATGGAACTGAAAATCAATTCCGCTGTAGGAAGTATGAATGAAGAAATTGATATCGATAAAAAGGGTAAGGATATTATGATCGGTTTCAATCCTAAATTTTTAATCGATGCGCTAAGGGTAATAGATGATGAAGAAATCGATATTTACCTTGTAAATCCTAAAGCACCTTGTTTTAT encodes:
- the dnaN gene encoding DNA polymerase III subunit beta; the encoded protein is MKLVCSKSNLLTGVQIVSKAVPNKTTMSILECILIDARGGNIKLIANDMELGIETLIEGDIVEKGIIALDAKIFLEIVRKLPDNDITIVTDASYKTTITCEKAKFNIIGKPGDDFSYLPSIEKIDSILVTQFTLKEVIRQTIFSISDNDSNKLMTGELFEINEDILKVVSLDGHRISIRKIGLKNFYMPKKVVVPGKTLNEISKILSGDMDKDVHIFFTDKHIVFEFDRTTVVSRLIEGEYFKIDQMLSSDYETKVRINKKEFLNCIDRATLLVKEGDKKPIIINMTDEVMELKINSAVGSMNEEIDIDKKGKDIMIGFNPKFLIDALRVIDDEEIDIYLVNPKAPCFIRDAEEKYTYLILPVNFTTVN